ATTGAGAGACGACGAAGCCATGATTATCCGCAGCGTCAATCATGCCGCGTCCATCAGTAAAAAAGAAGGCAAATACATCCTTTATGACCCCAATTACCGTGAAGGGTTTAAAGTATTCCAGAGTGAAAAGGATGTCATTCATGAACTGCACTTTAATGTGTTCCGATACACCGGCATGCTGGGCCTGCTCACTGATCCATTGGATTTAAGCGAAACGCTGAGCCCCATTGCCGTACCGCTTGAACTGTATGGCCCTTTAGGTTTGCATGTTCAGGTGATCAGGCATCCTGAACGAAATAACACGCCAAGGCCTTTTCCTGCCGTGGACGAATTATTTAAAAGATACCTCACAACCGACCAGACGGCATTAAGCAGCGCCGGCGACTATGGGATTACCAACCTGTTTTGGGCCATCCAAATGGACAACAAAGAAGCAGTCAAGGTCCTGTATGATAAAGGATTTAGCAATGACAGGCATGTAGTCACCGCCTGCATTGTGGCCGCCTCGATGAATGCCACTCAGGTATTGCCCCTCTTCCTTTCACAGATAAAAAAAGAGAAAGACATCCGTCAAATCCCTGACATTTTCAGGGAAGCCCTGCGTGAAGGCCGTAAAGAAGCCCTGGATTGTCTCCTGGAGGATGACAATGGCAGTGCCTGCTTTAGAGACATTATCCTGATGCGAGGCAATGCCGCCACATTCCTTCATCATGCCGCTGCCGGCGGTAATCCGGATATTCTGCAGCTCATGCTTGACGCTTACCAGAATGAAGGCTCGCCAGAGTTAAGTGAAAAAGACATTGCACAAACCATTCTTGCAGGCGATGCCATCAAGGCAGCCCTGCGCAGTAAATCCTTAGCCTGCATCAACCTTCTTTACCAACAGTTAAAAAAAGTGCCCGGCCTCGTGGATGAAACGCTGATATTGACCCATTTGCTGCAGGCCATTCGCTCCAATCAACTGCCCATGGTTCAATTTTTTATCGAAGAAATTTATAAACTTCCCGAGCATCAGGACCTGATCTTTGAGGCCCTTACGCTAAGTCCCGGCTTAGTTGCCCAAACCGACATTTCCATTTTGCGGCTTTTACAGGCAAACCGTGTTCATTTTTCACCCGCATCCCAGGCCATTATTGACAAAAAGGAGAAGGGAGAGGCTCCTGGTTTTCCATCCATCGGCGACTTTTTATATCAATTGGCTGATTTTATTAAAAAAACGCTGTTACAGCGCGATGAGAGCCAGGAAAGCATCAGCCATTTTAAAACCATGAAAAACAGGTTATTCAAGGTGAACCATTCCGATAGCCCTGAAGACATTGAGCTTATGCCTCTAAATCCTGAGAGTGGAATAAGCCCTTAAAAAAAGTCTGTTTTTTACAGACCGCTCTGAATTAATACACATGACTTCCGGGCTTTTACTGACTTGCTGTGGCGCATTTGTTAAAATCGCACTATTTACCCGCTTGGGATTGCCTATGTCAGCCACCCATACCCCCATGATGCAGCAATATTTACGCATTAAGTCTGACTACCCAGACATGCTGCTGTTTTATCGTATGGGTGATTTTTACGAATTGTTTTTTGACGATGCCCGACGCGCCGCCGAGCTTCTCGATCTGACCCTCACCCATCGCGGCCAGTCGGCTGACAAGCCCATTCCCATGGCGGGTGTTCCGTATCATGCGGTCGAGAATTACCTGGCTCGATTGCTAAAAAAAGGGGAATCGGTTGCCATTTGTGAGCAGATTGGCGACCCGGCGACCAGCAAAGGGCCGGTTGAACGTGAAGTAACCCGTATTGTCACCCCAGGAACCATCACTGACGAAGCCTTGCTTGAAGCCCGCCGCGACACCCTGCTTTTAGCCATTTACCGGCAAAAATCCCACTACGGTCTCGCCTGGGTGGATTTAAGCGGCGGACGCTTTCATTTAATGCAGGTAGCGGATGACTCGGCGCTCGAGGCGGCGTTAGGTCATTTGCAACCCGCAGAAATTTTGATTCCCGAACAAAGTCAGTACGGCGGTTTGGGTGATTACCCGGTCAAAACCCGTCCCGCCTGGGAGTTTGATTTACAACAGGCCTACCGCCTGCTTTGCGAGCAATTTGCCGTCAGTCATCTGGAGGGCATCGCAGGCAAAGAGTACCTGATAAGCTATCCGGCCGCCGGTTGCCTTTTAACCTACCTGCACACCACCCAACGGCAAGCCCTTCCTCACCTTAAACAGTTGACGCTTGAAAAAAACGACGACTACCTGCAGGTCGACGCCGCCACCCAAAAGCACTTGGAATTGTTTGAAAACTACCAGGGCGGCCAGGACAACACGCTGCTTGATGTGCTCGATCACACCAGCAACCCCATGGGCAGCCGTTTATTGAAACGCTGGCTGGGCCGGCCTTTAAGCCAACATGCGCTTATCCAGGAACGCCAGAATGCGGTGAAGGAATTAATGCACAACCGGCAGGAGGCCGTCTTAAAGCCCCTCTTGCGCCAGCTCGGCGATATTGAACGCATTGCCTCACGCATCGCCTTAAAATCCGCAAGGCCGCGCGACCTGACGCAACTGCGCCAGGCGCTTCGCCTACTGCCGGATCTTCACAGCGCCCTGGCCAATCATTCCTCGCCGCTTGGCGTTAAAATCCGCGATGATCTGACGCCGAAGCCCGCGTTGCTGGCTTTATTAACTCAGGCGCTGGTCGATAATCCCCCCATGCTGATTCGCGATGGCGGCGTGATTGCCACCGGCTTTGATGACGAACTCGACGAACTCCGCCTGCTCAGCGACAATGCCAACAGTCAATTGGCCGAACTGGAACAGCAGGAGAAAGCCCGCTCAGGCCTCTCCTCATTAAAATTGGGTTACAATCGCGTGCAGGGGTACTACATTGAACTGTCCCGTCTGCAGGCCGAGAAAGCACCCGATTATTATCAACGCAAACAGACTTTAAAGAACGTCGAGCGCTACATCACGCCGGAACTGAAACGCTTTGAGGAAAAAGTCTTGTCCGCCGGGGTGAAAGCCCTGGCTCGCGAGAAATGGTTGTATGAGAACCTGCTCGACGAAATCCTTCAGTACCTGCCGGAATTGACCACCCTCGCGCAAGGCATTGCGCAATTGGATGTCTTGACCAATTTCGCCGAACGCGCCGCCTGCCTCGGTTGGTGCTGTCCCGAAATGACCACCGAAGCGGGGCTTGACATTCAGGATGGCCGCCACCCGGTCATTGAGCAGATATTGCAAGAACAATTCATTGCCAACGATCTCTGCCTTAAGCCTGAGCAATCCATGTGGCTCATCACCGGCCCGAACATGGGGGGCAAATCAACGTTTATGCGCCAAAACGCCCTGATCGTTCTGCTGGCCCATACCGGCAGTTTCGTCCCTGCCAAAAAAGCACGCCTTGGCCGCATTGATAAACTGTTTACCCGCATCGGGGCCAGTGATGATCTGGCCTCAGGCCGTTCAACCTTCATGGTGGAAATGACCGAAACCGCGCGTATCTTAAGGCAGGCGACCGCGCACAGTCTGGTCCTGATTGATGAAATAGGCCGCGGCACCAGCACCTACGATGGCATTGCTCTGGCGTATGCCACCTGCTCTTACCTGGCCGGCACCCTCAAAGCCTACACGCTGTTTTCCACCCATTACTTTGAATTGACCACGCTGCCTGAGCACTATCCCGGCATTCGCAATAAACATTTACAGGCCGCATTGAATGCCAACCGCATTGCCTTTCTGTACCGTGTTGAAGAAGGTCCCACCGACCGCAGTTACGGCCTTGAGGTCGCACGCCTGGCCGGCATGCCAGAGGCCGTCCTGGCCATTGCCACAGAGCACCTGCAACAGGCTACGCATGCCGCAGCTGCGCCGGTTGCCACGCAGCCCCTTAAGGCCGCTCCCTCGCCAGCCACGGCGCTGCTGGCGTCGATTAACCCCGATGAGTTGTCCGCGCGGGAAGCCCTGGACTTGATTTACACACTGAAAAACCTGGCGGAATCTTCTTTTTCAGTAACCAGCACGTTGACCGTACCATGAAAAAACTGGTTTGCCTTTTACTTTTCGCAGGCAGCCTTACCCTGCTTTTTGCTGCCAAAGGCCCTGAGCAGGTTCAAATCAAAGGCGTCCGCGGCAAAGTGCTGGATAATATTCAGATGCGCCTGCTCGAATACGCAAAATCCAAACCGCTGCTCAGCGACACCAATGAAAACCTCGAAAAACAAGTGGCCCAGGCTGTTTACGCTTACGGCTACCTGCGTCCCGCCATTCAGGTCAGCCGCACAGCCGGCGGCAAAAGCATCCTCATTAACGTCAACCCGGGACCGCCGCTGCTTGTCACCCGCCTGTCCATTCAACTGCAGGGAGAAGGGGCTGATAATGCTAAAATTAAGCGAAAACTTCATCATTTACCGATTCAACAGGGCAAGCCGCTTAACAGCGTAAAATACGAAGAGAGTAAACAGATGCTCATTGATGCCGCCGAACAGGAAGGCTACCTGCATGCCCATTTTCAAAAGGCTGAAATCCTAATCGACCAGGCCAGCTACACCTCTGTTATCACCCTGGTTTTTGATACCGGCCCGCAGTTTTATTTTGGCCAGGTCCGTTTTGAACCGACCTACATTTCACCGGAGTTGTTGCGCCGTTACATTCCCTTTGACTATGGCCAACCCTATTCCACCGAACAATTGCTTGAGCTCAGCAACAGCCTAGCCGGCAGTGGTTATTTCAGTCAGGTCAATGCCAAACCGGACATGAACAGCAGCCGCACCATCCCGGTCAATGTTTACCTTAAGGCGGCGGCCCGCATTAATTACTCGCTGGGCTTAGGCTTTGGTACTGACACCGGGATTCGCGGGCGCGTAGGTTACCACGTGGTGCCTGTGAATCGCGCCGGTCATAAATTCAATGCCATTGCTTTAGGCTCTTTTAATCAGAATACGCTGCAGGCGCAGTATATCATCCCGGGTAAAAACCCGCTGACCGATGAATACGACATTACCGGCAGCCTGTCCAATCTCGATTATGGCGCAGGCTACAGTAATTCGCTGCTGCTTTCCATGGGGCAACGCCACAACAAGGACCAGTTTCAGCGAATGCTCACGGTAAATGGCTTGTATGAGCGGTTCAACTATGACAATGCGCCCAAACTTGAAAAACTGACTTTTTTCCCAAAAGCCACGCTGGGATGGAAAAACACTTCCAACCAGCTCTTTTCACCGACGGGTTATCACATCACCGTAAATGCCTTGGGTGCCAGTCGCGCAGTATTGTCGGAAGTGAGCTTTGCTCAGGCCTCGGTGGACGCCCGCGCGGCGATCACCCTGCCCTTTATCCGCACCCGATTTTACTTTCATACCCTGCAGGGGATTACCGACATTAATGACGTGAATCAATTGCCACTCTCTCTGGCCCTGTTGCTTGGGGGATCGGACAATTTGAAAGCCTTCACCTTTAACGCCATTGGCCCGGGTAAAATTCTCACCTATGGGGGTTTTGAAATCCAAAAGGAAACGGTGGAGCACTGGTATCTCACCGGTTTTTTTGATACCGGCGATGTGTATGATCCCAGCCCCCGGGTATTGCAAAATGACTTAGGCATCGGCTTGATGTGGGTTTCACCGGTAGGCCCCATTAAAATCGGCATTGCCCAGGCCGTGGACAGCCACTTTAACCGCATCAAAGACAGAAAACCGCGCTTTGTTGTCAATATGGGACCGGATTTATGATGCCTTTTCTAAAAAAACTCAGCAAGTCAATCACTTACAGCCTGCTTCTTGCCTTTGTGATGCTGACCAGCATCCTCGTTTTTTTAGCAACGACAACGCCAGGCCTGTACCTGACAGTCAAACTGGCGCATGCTTTTTTACCCGGCCAGCTTCACATTCGTCAGGCCGGCGGTCATATAAGCGGCAGATTGACCATCGGTCAATTAACCTATGAAGACAAAGGTCTGCTTATCGAGGGTCAGGGTGTCACCCTCCGATGCTCGCTCAGGCAGTTGCTTTTTCATCACCGTCTGACTTTTAAGACCCTTAAGGCGAAACAAGTCCTCATTCATCCCGAACCAACAACTCAGACAGGGCCAGGTTCCTTCGCGCTTCCTGAATTCCCTGTGGCGATCATGGCAACCCAGGCGCGCATCGACCGTCTGGTCATTGGTAATCCCGGCGGCGATGCGGTCCTTAAGCAGGTAAGCCTTAAGGCCTCGTTGTCGAATGACAACTGGCAATTAAGTGGCGTTGACTTTAATTACCAGGGTCATCAATGGCACATCACGGCCAAGGCGAAACCGCGTTTCCCCTACCCGCTGCAGGCCCGCATTGAATTAAGCGCGGTCAAGCCAGGCCAGGGACTTAAGGGCTCTCTTGCAATGACCGGGGATCTCACCGCTTATCGCTGGCACGGGAAGTTTCAGGGTTTAGGCACTCTGGAGCTCACCGGCACGCTGAAAAACGGTCAGCAACTGGATACCCGGCTGCAATGGCAATCACTGCAATGGCCACCGCTCCCGGGTTTAACGCAGCTCGCCAGTGCGAAAGGGCAACTGCTCATCCGCGGTACTCTCCCTGAACTGACCATGCAGGTCGACACCCAACTCACAGCCCCCCTACCGTCCCACCTGACCATCAAAGCCCACTCCACCGGTGGCGAACGGCTTGACGCGAAAGGAGTCCTTACTTTCCCTCATCATCAGGTGCAGTTTAGCGGGGGTTATGACACGCAGCGCAGCCCTAAAATCCAGGGCAACCTGACTGCCCGATCACTGGCCGAAAGCGCCAGTGATTTGTTGATTCAGCACCTCAAAGCCGACGCTTCTTTTATGGGCAATACCCTTAACTCCTTGGAAGCAACCGGTTCGCTTACCGCACAATACAATGCCGAACCGCTCAAACTGACGGCCAATTATCAACACCAGGGGCTGAACGCGACGCTCCTTCTGGCTAACAATCGCCTGAGCCTCAATGGCTCCCCCTTATCCAACTGGCAGGTCAAGGCCACCCTACCCAATCCCGCCGTACTGCACCCCGCGCTGAAGGATTTGACCTCCACCCTGTCGCTGACGGCGGAACTGAACAAGGCCGACAGCGGCCGGCTGGTTGTCACAATGGGTGAAGGACATTACCAGGATCCTGCACTTCAACCACTGGCGTTTAAAGGCGGGGAGTTACGGGCGGAATTGACGGGGCATGAACTGAAAGCCAAAGGCCAGTTTAAGATTGATGCGAATAAAAACGCCGCCTTCAAACTCACTTTACCGCAATTTCAGTGGGCGCAGCTCATCACCCGGCAACAGACGCTTGACAGTGAGTTGACCATCAACATCAACTCCCTGGATTTTTTAAAGGAGGTGAGCAGTGCCCTGAGTGAACCCGCCGGCCAGTTGCAGGCTCATTTGCAGGCCAGCGGCCCCTTGCATCGTCCGATTGTGAAGGGCAAATTGGCCTTAAGTCATGGCCGGGTTGCGTTACCGAAATTGGGGATCCATCTTGATCCCATTGAACTGACCATGGAAACCCATGAACAACGATGGGTTATTGAAGGCGCCCTGTTCAGCAATAATCAACCGCTGCACGTCAAAGGTCAGGGGCAATTTGCACCGCATTTCACCGGCTCGCTCCATTTTAACGGCGACCATGTCCAGGTCCTTAATCTGGATGAATACCAAATGGAATTATCGCCTAAACTCACGTTTGATTTTAAACCATCCTCCTATGCCTTAAGCGGCGAACTGCTCGTTCCTAAAGCCAGTATCAAACCGCATACTTTCGATAGCAGCGCCAGTTTATCGAGTGATGTGGTCTTCGCCGGGCAAAAACAACCCGAACCTAACCCATTGCATATCGACAGCAACGTGCGTCTGGACATGGGGCAGGATGTGGCAATCGACATCAAGGGCTTAAAAGGTTACCTGGATGGCAGCCTGCAACTGCGCCAGCTGCCTGAAGGCCCGATGCGGGCAACCGGCGAATTGACGGTTCGGGATGGAAAATACCATGCTTATGGCCAGGATTTACTGATTCAACAGGGTCAGCTCATCTACACCGGCAGCCTGATTGACAATCCCGACATGAAAGTGCGCGCTATTCGTCAATTTAATAATGCCAGCGCGTCTTTTGCAGGCTCTAATCGATTGTTTGATTTCAATACGGAAAACCTGCAATCCTATGATTTCGGCAGCAAAACCACGGTCGGCATCGAGGTCAGCGGCCATTTAAACCGGCCAAAAACGCAGCTTTTCTCCATTCCCTCCAACCTCTCACAGGCTGACATTCTGTCCATGCTCCTCCTGGGCAAGCCCGCAAGTCAGGCCAATAAATCGGGAGGACAGCTTCTGCTTGCCGCCATTTCATCCATGAATCTGGATTCCGGCAGCAAAGGCACACAACTTCTTGAACAATTGAAAAATAACCTTGGCTTTGATGTCAATGTGGAAAATAATACGGAATACAATCGTAAAACGAATGAAT
This region of Legionella taurinensis genomic DNA includes:
- a CDS encoding autotransporter assembly complex protein TamA, whose protein sequence is MKKLVCLLLFAGSLTLLFAAKGPEQVQIKGVRGKVLDNIQMRLLEYAKSKPLLSDTNENLEKQVAQAVYAYGYLRPAIQVSRTAGGKSILINVNPGPPLLVTRLSIQLQGEGADNAKIKRKLHHLPIQQGKPLNSVKYEESKQMLIDAAEQEGYLHAHFQKAEILIDQASYTSVITLVFDTGPQFYFGQVRFEPTYISPELLRRYIPFDYGQPYSTEQLLELSNSLAGSGYFSQVNAKPDMNSSRTIPVNVYLKAAARINYSLGLGFGTDTGIRGRVGYHVVPVNRAGHKFNAIALGSFNQNTLQAQYIIPGKNPLTDEYDITGSLSNLDYGAGYSNSLLLSMGQRHNKDQFQRMLTVNGLYERFNYDNAPKLEKLTFFPKATLGWKNTSNQLFSPTGYHITVNALGASRAVLSEVSFAQASVDARAAITLPFIRTRFYFHTLQGITDINDVNQLPLSLALLLGGSDNLKAFTFNAIGPGKILTYGGFEIQKETVEHWYLTGFFDTGDVYDPSPRVLQNDLGIGLMWVSPVGPIKIGIAQAVDSHFNRIKDRKPRFVVNMGPDL
- the mutS gene encoding DNA mismatch repair protein MutS translates to MSATHTPMMQQYLRIKSDYPDMLLFYRMGDFYELFFDDARRAAELLDLTLTHRGQSADKPIPMAGVPYHAVENYLARLLKKGESVAICEQIGDPATSKGPVEREVTRIVTPGTITDEALLEARRDTLLLAIYRQKSHYGLAWVDLSGGRFHLMQVADDSALEAALGHLQPAEILIPEQSQYGGLGDYPVKTRPAWEFDLQQAYRLLCEQFAVSHLEGIAGKEYLISYPAAGCLLTYLHTTQRQALPHLKQLTLEKNDDYLQVDAATQKHLELFENYQGGQDNTLLDVLDHTSNPMGSRLLKRWLGRPLSQHALIQERQNAVKELMHNRQEAVLKPLLRQLGDIERIASRIALKSARPRDLTQLRQALRLLPDLHSALANHSSPLGVKIRDDLTPKPALLALLTQALVDNPPMLIRDGGVIATGFDDELDELRLLSDNANSQLAELEQQEKARSGLSSLKLGYNRVQGYYIELSRLQAEKAPDYYQRKQTLKNVERYITPELKRFEEKVLSAGVKALAREKWLYENLLDEILQYLPELTTLAQGIAQLDVLTNFAERAACLGWCCPEMTTEAGLDIQDGRHPVIEQILQEQFIANDLCLKPEQSMWLITGPNMGGKSTFMRQNALIVLLAHTGSFVPAKKARLGRIDKLFTRIGASDDLASGRSTFMVEMTETARILRQATAHSLVLIDEIGRGTSTYDGIALAYATCSYLAGTLKAYTLFSTHYFELTTLPEHYPGIRNKHLQAALNANRIAFLYRVEEGPTDRSYGLEVARLAGMPEAVLAIATEHLQQATHAAAAPVATQPLKAAPSPATALLASINPDELSAREALDLIYTLKNLAESSFSVTSTLTVP
- a CDS encoding ankyrin repeat domain-containing protein — protein: MHPATHQGNIIRHLNRYLDWHNNPVRMNRQGICNGLAAVYVKYALQGQVEKFQALLNSIANLPATGEWNEEIHLFAKQVAKSFMPEEYDKTLNQLQSITTLEIAGKPLTPSFELAITTSDTHWIQILKDLALRDDEAMIIRSVNHAASISKKEGKYILYDPNYREGFKVFQSEKDVIHELHFNVFRYTGMLGLLTDPLDLSETLSPIAVPLELYGPLGLHVQVIRHPERNNTPRPFPAVDELFKRYLTTDQTALSSAGDYGITNLFWAIQMDNKEAVKVLYDKGFSNDRHVVTACIVAASMNATQVLPLFLSQIKKEKDIRQIPDIFREALREGRKEALDCLLEDDNGSACFRDIILMRGNAATFLHHAAAGGNPDILQLMLDAYQNEGSPELSEKDIAQTILAGDAIKAALRSKSLACINLLYQQLKKVPGLVDETLILTHLLQAIRSNQLPMVQFFIEEIYKLPEHQDLIFEALTLSPGLVAQTDISILRLLQANRVHFSPASQAIIDKKEKGEAPGFPSIGDFLYQLADFIKKTLLQRDESQESISHFKTMKNRLFKVNHSDSPEDIELMPLNPESGISP
- a CDS encoding translocation/assembly module TamB domain-containing protein, which gives rise to MMPFLKKLSKSITYSLLLAFVMLTSILVFLATTTPGLYLTVKLAHAFLPGQLHIRQAGGHISGRLTIGQLTYEDKGLLIEGQGVTLRCSLRQLLFHHRLTFKTLKAKQVLIHPEPTTQTGPGSFALPEFPVAIMATQARIDRLVIGNPGGDAVLKQVSLKASLSNDNWQLSGVDFNYQGHQWHITAKAKPRFPYPLQARIELSAVKPGQGLKGSLAMTGDLTAYRWHGKFQGLGTLELTGTLKNGQQLDTRLQWQSLQWPPLPGLTQLASAKGQLLIRGTLPELTMQVDTQLTAPLPSHLTIKAHSTGGERLDAKGVLTFPHHQVQFSGGYDTQRSPKIQGNLTARSLAESASDLLIQHLKADASFMGNTLNSLEATGSLTAQYNAEPLKLTANYQHQGLNATLLLANNRLSLNGSPLSNWQVKATLPNPAVLHPALKDLTSTLSLTAELNKADSGRLVVTMGEGHYQDPALQPLAFKGGELRAELTGHELKAKGQFKIDANKNAAFKLTLPQFQWAQLITRQQTLDSELTININSLDFLKEVSSALSEPAGQLQAHLQASGPLHRPIVKGKLALSHGRVALPKLGIHLDPIELTMETHEQRWVIEGALFSNNQPLHVKGQGQFAPHFTGSLHFNGDHVQVLNLDEYQMELSPKLTFDFKPSSYALSGELLVPKASIKPHTFDSSASLSSDVVFAGQKQPEPNPLHIDSNVRLDMGQDVAIDIKGLKGYLDGSLQLRQLPEGPMRATGELTVRDGKYHAYGQDLLIQQGQLIYTGSLIDNPDMKVRAIRQFNNASASFAGSNRLFDFNTENLQSYDFGSKTTVGIEVSGHLNRPKTQLFSIPSNLSQADILSMLLLGKPASQANKSGGQLLLAAISSMNLDSGSKGTQLLEQLKNNLGFDVNVENNTEYNRKTNESTDTTSFVVGKSLSNRLYLSYNMGFSQGSNNLLTLKYLLNKFFSIQVSASLSGSSGVDLLYTHQKDSE